A portion of the Homalodisca vitripennis isolate AUS2020 chromosome 2, UT_GWSS_2.1, whole genome shotgun sequence genome contains these proteins:
- the LOC124354561 gene encoding 5-demethoxyubiquinone hydroxylase, mitochondrial isoform X1: MGSLRLLEYLNKMNFTNYCEQIRPKMQSALRAQRAPLHAVTCRWAHRTTKELDSIIRVDHAGELGADRIYAGQMAVLGNTSVGPKIQEMWEQEKFHKAKFEELINKYRVRPTAMVPLWNIAGFALGAGTALMGPKAAMACTVAVESVIVEHYNDQLRTLMADPSIDKELLETIQKFRDDEQEHHDTGLDHGAEQAPFYKFLTDTIKLGCKAAISISKVV, from the exons ATGGGATCTTTACGTTTATTAGAATATTTGAACAAGATGAATTTCACCAATTATTGTGAACAGATAAG ACCTAAAATGCAGAGCGCATTGCGAGCCCAGCGAGCGCCACTGCATGCTGTGACTTGCCGGTGGGCTCACCGCACCACCAAGGAACTAGACAGCATCATCCGAGTGGATCATGCTGGAGAACTGGGAGCTGATCGTATATATGCTGGCCAAATGGCAGTTTTAG GAAACACTTCTGTTGGACCCAAAATCCAGGAGATGTGGGAACAAGAAAAGTTTCACAAAGCTAAATTTGAAGAGCTTATCAATAAATACAGAGTTCGACCGACTGCTATGGTGCCTCTCTGGAACATCGCTGGCTTTGCTCTTGGTGCAG GCACAGCACTTATGGGGCCCAAAGCTGCAATGGCTTGTACAGTTGCGGTGGAATCTGTAATTGTGGAACACTATAACGACCAGCTGCGCACACTCATGGCGGATCCCTCCATCGACAAGGAGTTGCTTGAGACCATCCAAAAGTTCCGAGATGATGAACAGGAGCACCACGATACCGGCCTCGATCACGGGGCTGAACAGGCACCTTTCTACAAGTTTCTCACTGACACCATTAAACTTGGCTGCAAAGCTGCCATCTCAATCTCTAAAGTTGTCTAA
- the LOC124354561 gene encoding 5-demethoxyubiquinone hydroxylase, mitochondrial isoform X2, whose amino-acid sequence MQSALRAQRAPLHAVTCRWAHRTTKELDSIIRVDHAGELGADRIYAGQMAVLGNTSVGPKIQEMWEQEKFHKAKFEELINKYRVRPTAMVPLWNIAGFALGAGTALMGPKAAMACTVAVESVIVEHYNDQLRTLMADPSIDKELLETIQKFRDDEQEHHDTGLDHGAEQAPFYKFLTDTIKLGCKAAISISKVV is encoded by the exons ATGCAGAGCGCATTGCGAGCCCAGCGAGCGCCACTGCATGCTGTGACTTGCCGGTGGGCTCACCGCACCACCAAGGAACTAGACAGCATCATCCGAGTGGATCATGCTGGAGAACTGGGAGCTGATCGTATATATGCTGGCCAAATGGCAGTTTTAG GAAACACTTCTGTTGGACCCAAAATCCAGGAGATGTGGGAACAAGAAAAGTTTCACAAAGCTAAATTTGAAGAGCTTATCAATAAATACAGAGTTCGACCGACTGCTATGGTGCCTCTCTGGAACATCGCTGGCTTTGCTCTTGGTGCAG GCACAGCACTTATGGGGCCCAAAGCTGCAATGGCTTGTACAGTTGCGGTGGAATCTGTAATTGTGGAACACTATAACGACCAGCTGCGCACACTCATGGCGGATCCCTCCATCGACAAGGAGTTGCTTGAGACCATCCAAAAGTTCCGAGATGATGAACAGGAGCACCACGATACCGGCCTCGATCACGGGGCTGAACAGGCACCTTTCTACAAGTTTCTCACTGACACCATTAAACTTGGCTGCAAAGCTGCCATCTCAATCTCTAAAGTTGTCTAA